The Caenorhabditis elegans chromosome II genome has a segment encoding these proteins:
- the M28.8 gene encoding Protein tweety homolog (Confirmed by transcript evidence): protein MNLCSVFGISICILASSFAQTQSPQCNQTTPQIKSMKPNFGASNAFYDIAKGISDGLQNTPNSKTYDDLNDLIFGNGAVSYNQVIQDMVINQIGAIIFWSVGFVFVLAALVFGVATCIWQICFSCVPKETSTRSEITGYVYAGLLVTVFAFTLTGLIIFNVAETDLTDSIDNGMVYINQTASDLNTVINDGTDQVTCEVTTTTTQTFGNVNLFISNYSAIVVGGTATEVGLTAVNAFEYRNFQIQNNATIDAANILLTSMDNINTNGDACTTDKSVLQQQIEIMIPTLNALSSGAQTVHTSPEIIALNDQIDLLKKNIQTQADSASGSINSTQGTINDAMTSIRNMLGNVQNDLNNVMNSLASAHRDVVTSSAYSGLKIGIRLLITIPACIGCLFCILAFVAVVLSLLKKENVEFLATAVLVAFYLTILISIVLILFSSAAFVLGWLTSAACVPIFEDNNYTLFRLMNQTIAPVGTGSPDTVNIGQLLQSCNNPSMTLYTAVDGQTIISADSINQQINLASYRDAANNEIMSQPNSTYTIDNSYLTDSNSLNQIVNAANEANLSVCGNDDATAKYKDYIQKLAVSDALSNQFITNLQTLAANAPNTTSIAKNQNNNYFNQGDLSINQSISDLIINLQTNVFMCRPFVDVYNNGGFVMCEQFGKPIQGLWAAVGLTGLFLFFQSILLLLVYRWLRTNSDDLAMYNYRDKNDSTSKYSGTRKLGGKKDQVRPTEELWATPILSSTSNTETRQLPRVRPYDMDIVQPSEYDYSYGTGSQSHYPRVQVLPDERHQPMSPNYYDTQQYGTRTRFNDIDLFDHQSNNGSTARGLRRL from the exons gACCTAAACGACTTAATATTTGGAAATGGTGCAGTTTCCTACAATCAAGTCATCCAGGACATGGTTATCAATCAAATTGGAGCCATTATCTTCTGGAGTGTTGGCTTTGTTTTTGTGCTTGCTGCTCTTGTATTCGGAGTTGCCACGTGtatttggcaaatttgttTCTCGTGTGTTCCAAAGGAGACT tcaactcGCTCAGAAATCACTGGTTATGTCTATGCGGGACTTTTGGTCACTGTATTCGCGTTTACTCTAACTggattaattattttcaatgttgCCGAGACAGATCTCACAGATTCGATCGATAATGGAATGGTCTACATAAATCAAACAGCTTCAG aTCTCAACACTGTCATCAATGATGGAACGGACCAGGTGACATGTGAAGTGACTACAACTACAACTCAAACATTTGGCAACGTGAatcttttcatttcaaattactCTGCAATAGTTGTTGGTGGTACTGCAACCGAAGTTGGACTCACTGCAGTTAATGCT TTCGAATACCGTAACttccaaattcaaaacaaCGCGACAATTGATGCAGCAAATATCTTATTGACTTCGATGGACAATATTAACACTAATGGGGATGCCTGTACCACTGATAAATCAGTTTTGCAACAGCAAATAGAAATCATGATCCCGACGTTGAAT GCGCTGTCATCTGGAGCTCAAACTGTGCATACATCACCGGAAATTATTGCACTAAACGATCAAATTgacttattgaaaaaaaac ATTCAAACTCAAGCCGACAGTGCATCCGGTTCAATCAACAGTACCCAAGGAACTATCAACGATGCAATGACCTCTATCAGAAATATGCTTGGAAATGTGCAAAATGATCTGAATAATGTGATGAATTCATTGGCATCAGCGCATCGGGATGTTGTTACG TCAAGTGCATATTCTGGTCTGAAAATCGGAATCCGGCTTCTCATCACCATTCCTGCATGCATTGGATGTCTGTTCTGTATTCTTGCATTTGTTGCTGTGGTATTatctttattgaaaaaagaaa ATGTCGAATTTCTTGCAACCGCCGTTCTTGTCGCTTTTTACCTGACCATTCTCATTTCAATTGTTCTTATTTTATTCTCGAGTGCTGCATTTGTACTGGGATGGCTGACATCTGCTGCATGTGTTCCCATTTTTGAAGATAACAACTATACACTTTTCCGGCTTATGAATCAAACAATTGCTCCAGTTGGAACTGGGAGTCCTGATACTGTTAATATCGG ACAACTTTTGCAATCTTGCAACAACCCAAGCATGACATTGTACACTGCAGTCGACGGGCAAACAATTATCTCTGCAGACTCTATCAATCAACAAATCAATTTGGCTTCTTATCGGGATGCAGCAAACAATGAAATTATGAGTCAACCCAATTCCACCTACACAATTGACAACAGTTAtttg acggaTAGTAACAGTTTGAATCAAATTGTGAACGCTGCAAACGAGGCAAATCTGTCGGTTTGTGGAAATGACGATGCAACTGCTAAATATAAGGATTACATTCAAAAGCTTGCAGTCTCGGATGCCTTGTCTAATCAGTTTATAACAAACTTGCAAACCTTGGCCGCAAATGCTCCAAATACG ACTTCAATtgcgaaaaaccaaaataataattacttCAATCAGGGAGATTTGTCGATCAATCAGTCTATTTCAGACCTAATT ataaatctcCAAACAAATGTGTTCATGTGCCGTCCATTTGTAGATGTATACAATAATGGAGGTTTCGTAATGTGTGAACAATTTGGAAAGCCTATTCAAGGACTGTGGGCTGCTGTTGGATTAACTGGACTCTTTCTGTTTTTCCAGTCAATTCTTTTGCTTCTAGTCTATCGCTGGTTGAGGACAAATAGTGATGATTTGGCAATGTATAACTACAGAGATAAG aatgactCAACGTCAAAATACAGTGGCACCCGAAAACTCGGTGGCAAAAAGGACCAAGTTCGTCCAACTGAGGA attgtGGGCAACACCAATATTGAGCTCAACTTCAAATACGGAAACACGACAGCTTCCAAGAGTTCGACCATATGATATGGATATTGTTCAGCC atcagaGTATGACTATTCCTACGGCACTGGATCGCAATCACATTATCCACGTGTTCAAGTTCTTCCAGATGAAAGACATCAGCCGATGTCACCAAATTACTATGACACACAACAATACGGAACAAG aactcgATTCAATGATATCGACTTGTTTGATCATCAAAGTAATAATGGAAGTACGGCACGAGGCCTTCGCCgattataa
- the M28.9 gene encoding Prominin-like protein (Confirmed by transcript evidence) — protein MKLRLFVGFIALISIAFCAKSPKPQASGPAPAQCPKSSVEVKPMKPELTGSVGFYGTGKGISDSLQKTPDSKSYEDLNNLISGKESYGETLKSMILSQVTAIVFWSVGIVLIIIAAALCIVTCIWQCCSTCAPRESAVRSEYTGMVYLALLATTLAFTLAGVIIFNLAETDFVDTVDNGVKYANQLTSDMSNVFSNGKNQLTCEVKSSTSQAFAEIRSFIRNYERDVTDKAATQVGLTAVNKFDVDAFVKSTSDTVEKGEKLNAALANINNPSSECKTSANELKARVSAMGIALKGLSTAADTVMGSSELDSVNKMVDVIKAEIKSQSRGAGSVIDSAQKSIDDTTNSIVEFLDQVQHQVEEIKKSIPKYHEQIAGYNSFSTVLGIRLGIIIPAAMGCIYCIVAIVAVILSLIKQDGVALKLSRFVIDGFFSSITGSITLLGFAMFAFALGLVVSSICVPVFEDDNYTLFRQMNVPMPAADNKTKTSINIDQLLESCNNPSMTLYKAIDGKKLISEEAMNKQINLNKYRDMADKKISEQPKSDFKLPQATNYKNHMKAVNDNAKKAQSADLSKCKDADLNKQFKEYAASLKKSQALSKQFIDNLAKLAENAPKTSTIVKDLNKNYFTKKEAVLKQAVTKLLKALQDDIFKCRPLVDIYNNAGVLVCEQVGLPIHGLWASIGLGGVAMFFQIIVLLLTFRWLSTHSKKSAGKSDKMLKSKESKEKEEKSENKDKKKKKKKSKKDKEEEGSAEKADGDANKNPQDPAAPGEIGRNGSAEAGSQPTSVEGKSDAAEGASPMAPGNGKKSAVNTLDVEPKS, from the exons ATGAAACTTCGTTTGTTTGTTGGCTTCATAGCCCTGATCTCGATTGCTTTTTGTGCTAAAAGTCCGAAGCCTCAAGCATCAGGACCAGCACCAGCTCAATGTCCAAAGTCTTCTGTGGAAGTTAAACCGATGAAACCTGAACTAACAGGATCTGTCGGATTTTATGGAACTGGCAAAGGAATTTCAGATAGTCTGCAGAAAACTCCAGATTCGAAGTCTTATGAG GATTTGAATAACCTAATTAGTGGAAAAGAATCCTACGGGGAAACCCTTAAAAGTATGATTCTGAGCCAAGTCACTGCAATCGTCTTCTGGAGTGTTGGAATCGTTTTGATCATTATTGCAGCTGCACTTTGCATCGTAACTTGCATTTGGCAGTGTTGTTCTACGTGTGCTCCCAGAGAATCT GCGGTCCGCTCTGAATACACTGGAATGGTATACCTTGCTCTGTTGGCTACCACTCTTGCGTTCACCCTAGCAGgtgttataattttcaatctcGCGGAGACTGACTTTGTCGATACTGTTGATAATGGAGTGAAGTACGCCAATCAGCTCACCTCAG aCATGTCGAATGTTTTTTCGaatggaaaaaatcagttgaCATGCGAAGTGAAATCTTCAACATCACAAGCATTCGCTGAAATCCGATCGTTTATAAGGAACTATGAAAGAGATGTGACTGATAAAGCTGCGACACAAGTTGGATTAACTGCTGTCAACAAG TTCGATGTTGATGCATTCGTAAAGAGTACTAGTGATACCGTTGAAAAGGGAGAGAAGTTGAACGCTGCACTTGCTAATATTAATAATCCTTCTTCGGAATGTAAAACGAGTGCCAACGAGTTGAAAGCTAGAGTTTCAGCAATGGGTATAGCCTTAAAA GGTCTATCAACCGCTGCAGACACAGTGATGGGGTCGAGCGAATTGGACAGTGTTAACAAAATGGTCGATGTGATTAAAGCTGAG attAAATCTCAATCTAGAGGTGCTGGTAGTGTCATTGATAGTGCTCAGAAATCAATCGACGACACTACGAATTCAATTGTAGAATTTCTGGATCAGGTTCAACACCAAGTTGAAGAAATAAAGAAGTCAATTCCTAAATATCACGAGCAAATTGCTGGC TACAATTCCTTCAGTACGGTGCTTGGAATTCGTCTTGGTATCATTATTCCGGCCGCCATGGGATGTATCTATTGCATCGTTGCAATTGTCGCTGTGATTCTTTCGTTGATAAAACAGGACG GTGTGGCACTGAAGCTCTCTAGATTTGTCATCGATGGCTTTTTCTCCTCAATCACTGGCTCCATTACACTTCTAGGATTTGCAATGTTTGCATTTGCATTGGGATTAGTGGTGTCATCGATATGTGTTCCAGTTTTTGAAGATGATAACTACACTTTGTTCCGTCAAATGAATGTTCCGATGCCTGCAGCTGACAATAAGACTAAAACATCCATCAACATTGA TCAGTTACTTGAGTCTTGCAACAATCCAAGCATGACCTTGTACAAAGCGAttgatggaaaaaagttgatatCTGAGGAGGCTATGAACAAACAGATTAACCTGAATAAGTACCGAGACATGGCTGATAAGAAGATCAGTGAGCAACCAAAATCGGATTTTAAGCTTCCTCAAGCAACGAATTATAAG aacCATATGAAAGCTGTGAACGATAACGCTAAAAAAGCACAATCAGCGGATTTGTCAAAGTGTAAAGACGCTGATTTGAATAAACAGTTCAAGGAATATGCTGcttctctcaaaaaatctcaagcACTTTCCAAGCAGTTTATAGACAACTTGGCAAAACTGGCAGAAAACGCACCAAAGACG TCTACAATTGTAAAGGATCTCAACAAGAATTATTTCACTAAAAAGGAAGCGGTTTTGAAACAGGCAGTGACCAAGCTTTTG aaagctCTGCAAGATGATATTTTCAAGTGCCGTCCGTTAGTAGATATCTACAATAATGCAGGTGTGCTGGTTTGTGAGCAAGTTGGATTGCCAATTCATGGATTGTGGGCTTCAATTGGTTTGGGTGGAGTCGCAATGTTCTTCCAGATTATTGTATTGCTTCTCACTTTCCGTTGGTTGAGTACTCATAGCAAGAAGAGTGCTGGGAAAAGTGATAAG ATGTTAAAGTCAAAGGAGtcgaaagaaaaagaagagaagagcGAGAACAAggacaagaaaaagaaaaagaagaagtcgAAGAAGGACAAGGAAGA AGAAGGCTCTGCCGAAAAAGCTGATGGAGATGCTAACAAGAATCCTCAAGATCCTGCTGCACCAGgtgaaattggaagaaatggATCAGCTGAAGCAGGGTCTCAACCGACATCAGTAGAGGGTAAATCTGATGCAGCTGAAGGTGCTTCTCCAATGGCCCCAGGAAACGGAAAGAAAAGCGCCGTGAACACGCTTGACGTTGAGCCAAAATCGTAG
- the M28.4 gene encoding Protein tweety homolog (Confirmed by transcript evidence) gives MKHCFMIIGIFVFNVSAQTLQPQETCGQPALKIKAIHPEFGSATGFYGIAKGMSDGVHTNPNSKSYENLNKWLFENGTVTLNDVFADLVAGQPGPTIFWKLGFILVFVTLALCIVTAIWLCFYSCAPKKNSSDSKITGIVYAGLLVITFAIALNGLILFNTAESDLVDSIDKTMDYVKQIASDRTKVLTEGAYQVACEFLRTTSHNFAHLNSFVSNYTSTVVDDTESGVGIVDVNDFDLSGYRDQNQITIKSGNALVNRLRNMNTLDMDCKAHAKNLVKEIPVLEKTLPVSAAATRIIKGSMQLQRINSQIKDIKDHIQTESNRALKAIKQAQKIVDGSLKTINTSLIAYQQEVTEALSTLNSGHEHFVASSGYSSLKICVRLLVTLPICIGLVFCIIGCVAIALSLWKNTPSKFTLPTQFPKLATIVLVGFYVSIVVSIVLLLFSSTLFILGWFVSAICVPTFQDDNYTMFHSIHVSINRTNGPLDYLNIGKLFTSCRNPRMTLYSAIEGEKLFRLESVTEKLNLNAFRNMTNEKIMKLPNLTFSFEKHHEISFDKISHGYSTVKKSNLTDCDDEDAVQEYQEYIELLEKSYSLSDQFVDIVKTLSSNALNMTLIARDLNNDYFDSGDWSINESITALRTNLQTNIFMCRPFIDIFNNGGIILCQQLGKPIHGMWASAGLAGIAFLLQSILFLLVYRWLRQSDVDKKDSTAVPSVKSTSDPKVDTESSHASVHPTESVTTVTEGTNYELAKTPKTPAKRASRASFDTLDVVPKW, from the exons ATGAAACATTGCTTCATGATAATTGGTATTTTCGTTTTCAACGTCTCAGCTCAAACACTTCAACCACAAGAAACATGCGGTCAGCCAGCACTGAAGATCAAGGCTATCCATCCAGAATTCGGAAGTGCCACTGGATTTTATGGAATAGCGAAAGGAATGTCGGACGGAGTGCACACAAATCCAAATTCTAAATCGTATGAG aatctgaACAAGTGGCTCTTTGAAAACGGAACTGTAACTTTAAATGATGTTTTTGCGGATTTAGTAGCCGGTCAACCTGGACCCAcaatcttctggaaattggGGTTCATTTTGGTCTTTGTTACACTGGCTTTGTGCATCGTCACAGCTATTTGGCTGTGTTTTTATTCATGTGCTCCcaagaaaaat TCAAGCGATTCCAAAATCACTGGAATTGTGTACGCTGGATTGTTGGTTATCACATTCGCAATCGCATTAAACGGGTTGATACTATTCAACACGGCTGAGAGTGATCTAGTGGATTCAATTGACAAAACGATGGACTACGTGAAACAGATCGCTTCTG ACCGCACCAAAGTCCTAACCGAAGGTGCATATCAAGTGGCATGTGAATTCTTACGTACAACTTCTCACAACTTTGCCCATTTGAActcttttgtttcaaattacaCGTCAACTGTAGTTGACGACACGGAAAGTGGTGTTGGAATAGTCGATGTTAATGAT tttgatcTTTCTGGCTATCGAGATCAAAATCAAATCACAATAAAGTCAGGAAATGCTCTGGTAAATCGTCTTCGAAATATGAACACTCTTGATATGGACTGCAAGGCacatgcaaaaaatttggtcaaaGAAATACCGGTGCTTGAGAAAACATTGCCG GTCTCCGCAGCAGCCACACGCATTATCAAAGGATCCATGCAACTTCAACGCATTAATTCCCAGATCAAGGATATTAAAGATCAT attcaaaccGAATCTAATCGCGCATTAAAAGCCATCAAACaagcacaaaaaattgttgatggTTCTCTGAAGACTATCAATACTTCGCTGATCGCGTATCAACAGGAGGTGACCGAAGCGCTGAGCACACTGAACTCTGGTCATGAGCATTTTGTGGCG TCAAGTGGATATTCtagcttgaaaatttgtgttcGTCTTCTTGTGACTTTGCCTATTTGCATTGGACTCGTTTTTTGTATCATTGGATGTGTAGCAATAGCCCTGTCACTTTGGAAGAATACAC ctTCAAAGTTCACCCTGCCCACTCAATTCCCCAAGCTCGCCACAATTGTTCTCGTTGGTTTTTACGTTAGCATCGTGGTTTCCATTGTGCTTCTTTTATTTTCGAGTACTCTTTTTATCTTGGGATGGTTCGTGTCAGCCATATGTGTTCCCACTTTCCAAGATGATAATTATACAATGTTTCATAGTATACATGTATCAATTAATAGAACAAATGGACCTTTGGATTATTTGAATATTGG aaaacttttcacaTCCTGCCGCAATCCTAGAATGACACTGTACAGCGCAATTGAGGGAGAGAAATTGTTTCGCCTAGAATCAGTTACCGAGAAGCTGAACTTGAATGCCTTTCGGAATATGACAAAcgagaaaattatgaaactgcctaatttgacattttcattCGAGAAGCATCATGAA atatcATTTGACAAAATAAGCCATGGTTATAGTACTGTAAAGAAATCCAATTTAACAGATTGTGATGATGAGGATGCAGTTCAAGAGTACCAAGAATACATTGAGCTCCTTGAAAAATCTTATTCGTTATCCGATCAATTTGTGGATATTGTGAAGACGTTGAGTTCGAATGCTCTAAATATG actTTGATAGCCAGGGATCTTAACAATGACTATTTTGATAGTGGAGACTGGTCAATTAATGAGTCAATTACGGCGCTTAGG acaaaccTTCAAACTAATATATTCATGTGTCGCCCGTTTATTGATATCTTCAACAATGGGGGTATCATTCTGTGCCAACAGCTTGGAAAACCAATTCATGGAATGTGGGCTTCTGCTGGGTTAGCTGGAATTGCATTTCTTCTTCAATCAATTCTCTTTCTTCTTGTTTACCGTTGGTTGAGACAAAGTGATGTTGATAAG AAAGATTCCACAGCTGTACCATCCGTGAAGTCCACCAGTGACCCCAAAGTGGATACTGAAAGTTCACATGCCAGTGTGCACCCGACAGAGTCAGTTACAACAGTTACTGAAGGAACTAACTATGAATTGGCAAAAACTCCGAAAACTCCAGCAAAGAGAGCATCAAGGGCTTCATTTGACACACTTGACGTTGTACCAAAATGGTGA
- the M28.10 gene encoding Flo11 domain-containing protein (Partially confirmed by transcript evidence), which translates to MTRLVLLLFVPALLAFDSSFNYGCQNGQCTFQLVVPKEVAQAIDEQTLNNEVATIASSLSKLDSTILKFNDTGACAFTKGFNANFTVVNATGQSLNDNVQVASNNASDLLTASANANTTATLLYNSISCFQQNVNSSYTCFSPPSTIAPSTIAPSTTASDVSTVNPVTDNGSTVSQGTQPTGGSTAAPVSTDAPGSTVSGATDASVASTAGGDTTASGASVVSTAASSEASTAAPEASSAAATVISGKPV; encoded by the exons ATGACACGTCTCGTACTTCTCCTATTTGTTCCGGCACTGCTCGCCTTCGATTCATCATTCAATTACGGATGCCAAAATGGACAATGTACCTTCCAACTTGTGGTTCCCAAG GAAGTGGCTCAAGCTATCGATGAACAAACCCTGAACAATGAAGTTGCAACTATTGCTTCAAGTCTCTCAAAATTGGAttccacaattttgaaatttaatgacACCGGTGCATGTGCCTTCACAAAA GGTTTTAATGCGAACTTCACAGTGGTCAATGCAACTGGTCAGAGCTTGAATGATAATGTTCAAGTTGCTAGTAATAATGCATCAG ACCTACTTACCGCATCAGCAAACGCCAACACAACCGCCACATTGCTTTACAACTCAATTTCTTGCTTCCAACAAAATGTAAACTCCAGCTACACATGCTTCTCACCTCCAAGCACTATTGCTCCGTCTACCATTGCTCCATCCACAACTGCCAGCGATGTCTCCACTGTAAACCCTGTGACTGACAACGGAAGTACCGTGTCTCAAGGAACTCAGCCGACTGGTGGAAGTACTGCTGCTCCAGTGAGTACTGATGCACCAGGTTCTACTGTCTCTGGAGCAACCGATGCATCCGTTGCATCCACAGCTGGTGGAGATACTACTGCAAGTGGAGCTTCTGTGGTATCAACCGCTGCTTCTTCCGAGGCCTCTACCGCCGCACCTGAAGCTTCTTCCGCTGCCGCTACTGTAATCAGCGGCAAGCCAGTTTAG
- the nphp-1 gene encoding Nephrocystin-1-like protein (Confirmed by transcript evidence) translates to MSIFGSILSLQDAINRFPQFEYQINRLEKEQKDTEAASRASFRKHFVRQCQELHRQLDDHRNRIEKAKTDETYKKENALEQLDKLKQRLTALSPEKEQLSFSVSVDSQSEEEKPKMAAIGRRKSTMYNDDESEDSDNDSEIIETDVQLDDPLPSQPQPPQQQHQQPQPKPRQPITITKPLESKTLNERQELDEVISRLQNPSRGDSGEVMEPVVVRGNVFVAIDSWDAEAEGDLELIKGKKYRITQTRSDGWWTALDEYGQRGLVPKTYLQHVKEKPKNVPSKVSSRLGVRDSVIGISTTTDPSRREANRQASRVDDCLGKAYDNDTHLSLVCHMAPRLSTSNIGFHDLFWSHYKDQVYKRTVHISKIIRLVRFEKMPLIEHKALVRMALVDITNPKSTQIVSNVHTLVPRVKSSTWYFEKKESQTRSCIEFSDFVLRSNYRSPTVVLVVEASHLVKTQIGIEEKSLGHTYLRLIIDDKAVPSRTNVLYLDDEVMTKMKLPEASKRRVLVQVMDVPKDKVSYVDSLPDVIVFNALYLPFFHFYRRRAGTILIRDNRNPLSAEFISDPLLSVFPFVCDQHDIMDIMLKIWKTKKKVLAKKNEAEQTAEFFQTFLHTAFFIHGIRMISYDVKDDLTLSIRQQTMQRFVDALNKGLFKQFIADQQCKPINIIDYSLDLLGNHSID, encoded by the exons ATGTCCATATTTGGAAGCATTCTAAGTCTGCAGGATGCCATAAATCGATTTCCGCAGTTTGAATATCAG ataaatcgcctcgaaaaagagcaaaaagacACCGAAGCCGCGTCGAGAGCAAGTTTTCGCAAACATTTTGTCAGACAGTGCCAGGAATTGCATAGACAg CTCGACGATCACCGAAATCGAATTGAAAAGGCCAAAACTGACGAGACCTACAAGAAAGAAAACGCTCTAGAGCAACTTGACAAGTTGAAGCAAAGATTGACAGCTTTGAGCCCGGAAAAGGAGCAATTATCGTTTTCTGTCAg TGTGGACTCTCaatcagaagaagaaaaaccgaaaatggCTGCAATTGGCCGCCGAAAAAGCACAATGTATAACGATGATGAATCAGAAGATTCTGATAATGATTCAGAAATTATTGAGACGGATGTTCAGCTGGATGATCCTCTTCCGAGTCAGCCACAGCCTCCACAGCAACAGCACCAGCAACCTCAACCAAAACCCAGACAACCTATCACAATTACAAAACCTCTTGAATCAAAGACTTTGAATGAACGTCAAGAACTTGATGAAGTCATCTCAAGGCTTCAGAATCCGAGTCGTGGAGATTCTGGAGAAGTTATGGAACCAGTTGTAGTCCGTGGCAatgtttttgttgcaattgACAGTTGGGATGCAGAAGCTGAAGGGGATTTGGAGTTAATCAAAGGAAAGAAGTATCGAATCACACAGACAAGATCCGATGGTTGGTGGACTGCACTGGATGAATATGGTCAGAGGGGTCTTGTGCCAAAGACTTATTTACAACATGTTAAGGAAAAGCCGAAGAATGTG ccatcaaAAGTGTCTAGTCGCCTCGGAGTTCGAGATTCGGTGATCGGAATATCTACGACTACTGATCCATCAAGACGAGAAGCAAACCGGCAGGCATCTCGAGTTGATGACTGTCTTGGTAAAGCATATGACAATGACACTCACTTGTCACTAGTGTGCCATATGGCTCCGAGACTATCAACTTCAAATATTGGATTTCATGATCTTTTTTGGAGTCATTACAAGGATCAg gtttACAAGCGAACTGTccatatatcaaaaattatccgTCTAGTTCGATTTGAAAAGATGCCCCTAATCGAACACAAGGCACTTGTCAGAATGGCTCTTGTCGACATCACAAATCCAAAATCCACTCAAATTGTGAGCAACGTGCACACTCTTGTGCCACGTGTCAAATCTTCAACGTGgtactttgagaaaaaagagagcCAGACGAGAAGCTGCATcgagttttctgattttgttcTCCGCTCAAACTATCGATCTCCGACAGTGGTACTTGTTGTGGAAGCATCTCATTTGGTGAAGACACAAATAGGAATTGAGGAAAAGAGTTTGGGACATACATATCTGCGACTGATAATTGATGATAAAGCAGTGCCAAGTAGAACGAATGTTTTGTATTTGGATGATGAAGTGATGACAAAAATGAAGTTGCCGGAAGCTTCGAAAAGAAGAGTTCTGGTTCAAGTGATGGATGTTCCCAAGGATAAGGTTTCATATGTGGA ctcCCTCCCCGATGTCATAGTATTCAATGCTCTTTATTTACCATTCTTCCACTTTTACCGCCGACGAGCTGGAACCATTTTAATTCGGGACAATCGGAATCCATTGAGTGCTG aatttatatCTGACCCACTTCTCTCTGTATTCCCATTTGTTTGTGACCAGCATGACATTATGGAtataatgctgaaaatttggaaaaccaaaaagaaagtGCTCGCCAAGAAAAACGAAGCTGAACAAACTGCCGAGTTCTTCCAAACTTTTCTACACACCGCGTTTTTTATTCATGGGATTCGAATGATTTCGTATGATGTCAAAGATGATCTTACTCTTTCGATTAGGCAACAG ACTATGCAACGATTTGTGGATGCATTGAATAAGGGACTTTTCAAGCAGTTCATCGCAGATCAACAATGCAAACCAATCAATATTATCGATTATTCATTGGATCTTTTAGGCAATCATTCTATTGACTAA